Proteins encoded within one genomic window of Pieris rapae chromosome 1, ilPieRapa1.1, whole genome shotgun sequence:
- the LOC111003827 gene encoding ubiquitin-protein ligase E3C, which produces MYSFEGDFRRKPQQNLAGASAQRKTDRDGLIHQSQLQRQKREEHRKRLNSTIKIQAYVRSYLTRKHCKQIERQSFDNLFSQVANFDQSMQTVLVAKLLFFYDHKIDNKRLVSISQILLKQWQNILTSDTSSIQLRRLLELHLRLLRIDSEVPLAVPLRMFEVFTSVNSVSTMMSQENAMNVVGRMFLFLVKRGYFMELCHLICRKTPPLYGPSANPPTPLCGALYDLIQRPLCLTSRFTLPEYNDLIMTEFASAFLCNPYPEPVEMFIIPALANDVNRRFPFVALIECLQDDSKYTNSRLCNDSWLLHSVLMLEPPGFVNEVRKIDHTRLPLNRVVLNYLRILAKLTVNACNKQIKYEYEDSLYSQETAADNDDDDSDSESEPNPTSVREQTLLTKCVETLNEPERCVMNTCGQIVETDLSDDFIDYVSQICHNLLLSHRMALHKYRLLYTLAFKPLFLRGLWHWLTNMSHKSTFGTNTPLISALSRGMGADASVMGVHRLLAPLAVFCALFTLLIGTLHDTEFFRDTDSDEKISVPNISNTTGRVHAFDFSELSGLCRTLKQVCLGLVELVYPESRPSIVGQYKDAVGTLTDAPAKNLTPAWTHLFKVCTQLLRALYARDSRLQFTGGVAWASPGAVGVPPAPADGTAASLAVRGRHRRTYRAHLAHLAPTEQEEGPPLTIKELRTVTILREIPFVVPFSTRVLIFQGLLFREKSEHWYEMTNFNEGPSINISVRRTHLYEDAFDKLRPENEPNLKLKLRVQLINQAGAEEPGVDGGGLFREFLSELLKSAFDPNRGLFRLTKDNMLYPNPGVHLLYDDFPVHYYFIGRMLGKALYENLLVELPLAEFFLAKLCSSREPDVHALASLDPGLYRGLLLLKSHSWEDVPDLGLDFTVVSDELGEQRIEELKPGGANIAVTAENRIEYIHLVADFKLNRQIRAQCNAFKRGLMSVINSEWLRMFSCRELQLLISGAEVPIDLHDLKQHTQYGGGFSEAHPTIQHFWKVVERFTDDQRRQLLKFVTSCSRPPLLGFKDLQPPFCIQSAGSSDRLPSSSTCMNLLKIPETNSEEVLAEKLLYAIQAGAGFELS; this is translated from the exons ATGTATTCATTCGAGGGAGATTTTAGACGAAAGCCCCAGCAGAACCTTGCTGGAGCTAGTGCACAGCGTAAGACTGATAGAGACGGTCTCATACACCAGTCGCAATTACAGAGACAAAAACGAGag GAGCACAGAAAAAGGcttaacagtacaattaaaatccaAGCTTATGTTCGAAGTTATCTAACAAGAAAACATTGTAAACAAATAGAGAGACAGAGTTTTGATAATCTCTTTTCTCAAGTAGCTAATTTTGACCAATCCATGCAGACAGTCCTTGTtgcaaaattgttatttttttatgatcaCAAGATTGACAACAAAAGATTG gTTTCTATATctcaaattttgttaaaacaatGGCAAAATATACTCACTAGTGATACTTCCTCAATACAATTAAGGCGATTATTGGAATTGCATTTAAGGTTGTTAAGAATAGATTCAGAG GTACCATTGGCTGTACCTCTTCGAATGTTTGAAGTATTTACCTCTGTGAACTCAGTTAGTACAATGATGAGCCAAGAAAATGCCATGAATGTTGTTGGGCGCATGTTTCTCTTTCTTGTCAAAAGAG GATACTTTATGGAGCTCTGTCACCTTATATGTAGGAAAACACCACCTCTCTATGGTCCTTCCGCAAATCCACCAACACCACTTTGTGGAGCATTATATGATTTGATACAAAGGCCCTTATGTCTGACAAGCAGATTTACCTTACCTGAAtataa TGACTTAATTATGACAGAATTTGCATCAGCGTTTTTATGCAATCCTTATCCAGAACCTGtggaaatgtttataataccTGCACTGGCCAATGACGTCAACAGGCGTTTTCCATTTGTTGCTCTTATAGAATGCTTGCAAGACGACTCAAAATATACCAATAGTCGACTCTGTAATGATTCTTGGCTTTTACATTCCGTTCTTATGCTTGAACCACCTGGATTTG tTAATGAGGTCCGTAAAATAGATCATACAAGGCTGCCACTCAATCGAGTTGTACTCAATTATCTAAGAATACTTGCTAAGTTAACAGTAAATGCAtgcaataaacaaataaagtatGAATATGAAGACTCCTTGTATAGTCAAGAAACAGCAGCTGATAATGACGATGATGATAGTGACAGTGAAAGTGAACCAAATCCTACTTCAGTTAGGGAACAAACTCTATTGACAAAATGTGTGGAGACCTTAAATGAGCCAGAACGCTGTGTGATGAATACATGTGGACAGATAGTGGAAACTGATTTGAGTGATGATTTCATAGATTATGTCTCACAAATTTGTCACAATTTACTATTGAGTCATCGAATGGCGTTACATAAGTACAG ATTATTATACACACTTGCATTTAAACCTCTATTTCTCCGTGGTCTGTGGCATTGGCTAACTAATATGTCTCATAAGTCAACTTTTGGGACAAACACCCCATTAATATCAGCTCTGTCTCGGGGTATGGGGGCAGACGCATCAGTTATGGGAGTACATAGGCTGTTGGCGCCTTTAGCTGTTTTCTGTGCTTTGTTCACTTTGTTGATAGGAACACTGCATGATACGGAATTCTTTAGAGATACAGATAGTGATGAAAAAATATCAG TGCCAAATATATCGAATACCACAGGCCGTGTACACGCATTTGATTTCTCGGAGCTAAGTGGTCTATGTCGTACTCTGAAACAAGTATGTCTTGGGCTTGTTGAGTTAGTTTACCCCGAATCAAGACCATCTATAGTGGGTCAGTATAAGGACGCTGTAGGAACCCTGACTGACGCCCCAGCTAAGAATTTGACACCGGCATGGACGCATTTGTTtaag GTGTGTACGCAACTTTTACGTGCGTTATACGCTCGTGACAGTCGTTTGCAATTTACGGGGGGCGTGGCGTGGGCTTCCCCTGGAGCGGTGGGCGTGCCTCCAGCGCCCGCAGATGGAACTGCAGCATCACTAGCCGTGAGGGGTAGACACAGACGAACTTACAGGGCTCATTTGGCCCATCTTGCCCCTACGGAACAAG AAGAGGGACCTCCGCTTACTATAAAGGAATTGAGAACTGTAACAATACTGAGAGAGATACCGTTCGTTGTGCCATTTTCGACTAGGGTTCTAATTTTTCAAGGCTTATTATTtag GGAAAAATCTGAGCATTGGTATGAAATGACGAATTTCAATGAGGGCCCTTCAATAAACATAAGTGTGCGACGAACGCACCTCTACGAAGACGCATTTGATAAACTTAGACCCGAAAATG AACCAAACTTGAAACTTAAATTGCGAGTACAACTAATCAACCAAGCCGGTGCAGAGGAGCCAGGGGTCGATGGTGGAGGACTTTTTAGGGAATTTTTGTCAGAACTTCTAAA gtCGGCTTTTGACCCAAACAGAGGTCTATTTAGGCTAACCAAGGATAACATGTTGTATCCGAATCCTGGAGTTCATTTATTGTATGACGACTTTCCTGTTCATTACTATTTTATCGGGAGAATGCTAGGAAAG GCACTATACGAGAATCTTTTGGTAGAACTGCCGCTGGCGGAGTTTTTCTTAGCGAAATTGTGCTCTTCCCGTGAGCCCGACGTACACGCGCTCGCGTCTCTAGATCCAGGTCTCTATCGAGGTCTATTGCTGCTTAAATCACACAGCTGGGAAGATGTACCAGATTTAGGATTGGACTTTACCGTTGTCAGTGATGAGCTGGGAGAACAAAGG atAGAAGAATTGAAGCCGGGAGGTGCCAATATTGCCGTGACAGCGGagaatagaatagaatacATTCACCTTGTTGctgatttcaaattaaatag aCAAATACGTGCTCAGTGTAACGCATTCAAACGAGGCTTAATGTCAGTAATTAACTCTGAGTGGTTGAGAATGTTTTCGTGTCGAGAACTTCAATTATTGATATCTGGGGCTGAAGTGCCAATAGACCTGCACGATTTAAAGCAACATACACAATATGGAG gTGGTTTCTCTGAGGCACATCCAACTATACAACACTTCTGGAAGGTAGTGGAGAGGTTTACAGATGACCAACGCCgacaattacttaaatttgttACCAGTTGTTCCAGACCACCCTTATTGGGGTTCAag GATTTACAACCACCGTTCTGCATACAATCAGCTGGTTCCTCTGACCGGCTCCCTTCCTCATCAACTTGTATGAACCTCTTAAAAATACCAGAAACAAACTCTGAAGAGGTTTTAGCTGAAAAGCTTTTATATGCAATACAGGCGGGCGCCGGGTTTGAATTAAGTTAG
- the LOC111003922 gene encoding lamin-C, which translates to MSTKSKKTVSSSSNISVVSSVQSPQQSSTPVGSRPSSSAGRPHSPLSPTRHSRLQEKEHLQNLNDRLAAYIDKVRQLESENSGLRREIQTTQEVVTREVSNIKGMYEHELQDARKLLDDTSREKAKLEIDLKRLIEENDDLSKRLDKKTKDWQQADNLARHFENRFTEESNKYNTALADKKKAQDEARDLAKELDKLRKVYAETRKTLEEEMLCRIDMENTVQSLREELSFKDQVFQQELQETRTRRQVEISEIDGRLAQQYEAKLQQSLQELREQQEANMKANRDEIEALYENKMKNLQAAANRNSSAATVAVEELRTMRTRIDSLNNTLNDLENKNAALSNRCRELERQLESERARHAEDLASLEQELARLRDEMAAQLREYATLMDIKISLDHEIATYRALLEGEEDRLNLTSQSPGRESRASMSASVSGSGRITPGRRATPLRAARKRTLLDESEERSLQDFSVTSSAKGDLEVAEACPDGSFVKIRNKGKKELSLGGYQIVRKAGDQETLFKFHRTVKLEPGAITTVWSADVGADHDPPKDIVMKGQKWFVADTFTTALFNTEQEEIAVSERQRRQISTSAQRHRELAHKFPRREGLGEIREGEENCRIM; encoded by the exons atgtcgACCAAATCAAAAAAGACAGTATCGTCGTCTTCAAACATAAGTGTTGTGTCGTCAGTGCAAAGCCCTCAACAATCAAGCACTCCTGTTGGTAGCCGCCCTTCTAGTTCAGCCGGCCGGCCACACAGTCCTTTAAGCCCTACAAGACATAGTCGTTTACAAGAGAAGGAACACTTACAAAACCTAAATGACCGCCTTGCAGCTTACATTGATAAGGTACGCCAGCTTGAGAGCGAAAACTCAGGATTGCGTCGCGAAATACAAACAACCCAGGAGGTGGTCACACGCGAGGTTTCTAACATTAAAGGGATGTATGAACATGAACTTCAAGATGCTCGAAAACTATTAGATGATACTTCCCGTGAAAAAGCTAAGTTGGAGATAGATTTGAAGAGATTAATAGAGGAAAACGACGACCTCAGTAAACG TTTGGATAAAAAGACAAAAGACTGGCAGCAGGCAGACAATTTAGCGCGTCATTTCGAGAACCGGTTCACTGAAGAAAGCAACAAGTACAACACCGCCCTCGCTGATAAGAAGAAAGCTCAAGATGAGGCCAGA GATCTTGCAAAGGAGTTGGACAAACTACGCAAAGTGTACGCGGAGACACGCAAGACCCTTGAGGAAGAGATGCTTTGCCGAATTGATATGGAGAATACAGTACAGAGTCTGCGTGAAGAACTCTCTTTCAAAGATCAGGTGTTCCAACAGGAGCTGCAAGAGACTCGTACACGGAGACAGGTCGAGATCTCTGAAATtg ATGGGCGTCTTGCTCAACAGTATGAAGCTAAACTGCAACAGAGTCTCCAAGAGTTGCGCGAGCAACAAGAGGCCAACATGAAAGCCAATCGTGATGAAATTGAAGCTCTCTATGAAAATaag atgaaGAATTTACAAGCTGCGGCCAATCGCAATAGCAGCGCTGCAACTGTCGCTGTTGAGGAGCTCCGTACGATGCGTACTCGTATCGACAGTCTTAACAACACTCTTAACGACTTGGAGAACAAGAATGCCGCTCTTAGT aACCGTTGCCGTGAACTAGAGCGACAACTGGAGTCTGAGCGGGCTCGTCACGCTGAAGATCTGGCCTCATTGGAGCAAGAGCTAGCCCGACTTCGCGATGAAATGGCGGCCCAACTGAGGGAGTACGCAACTCTTATGGACATCAAGATCTCGCTGGACCATGAGATTGCCACCTACCGTGCTCTTCTTGAGGGTGAAGAGGACAG gttGAATCTGACATCCCAGTCGCCAGGCCGTGAATCTCGTGCCTCCATGAGCGCAAGCGTTAGCGGGAGCGGTCGTATCACTCCCGGAAGACGTGCCACGCCCCTTCGCGCCGCTCGTAAGCGCACTCTGTTAGATGAGAGCGAGGAAAGGAGCCTTCAGGACTTCAGCGTTACCTCCAGTGCTAAGGGAGACCTGGAAGTCGCCGAAGCCTGCCCCGATGGTAGCTTCGTCAAGATTCGGAACAAGGGAAAGAAG GAACTAAGCCTCGGTGGCTACCAAATTGTGCGTAAAGCCGGTGACCAAGAGACCCTATTCAAGTTCCACCGTACCGTGAAGCTGGAGCCTGGTGCAATCACCACCGTTTGGTCTGCAGACGTTGGAGCTGACCACGACCCACCTAAGGACATTGTTATGAAGGGACAGAAGTGGTTCGTCGCTGATACATTCACCACCGCGTTGTTCAATACTGAACAAGAG GAGATAGCCGTGTCCGAAAGACAGCGGCGGCAAATAAGCACAAGCGCACAAAGACACCGTGAGCTTGCGCATAAGTTTCCTCGACGTGAAGGG ttggGTGAAATCCGTGAGGGTGAAGAGAATTGCCGTATAATGTAA
- the LOC111003923 gene encoding UPF0489 protein C5orf22 homolog, which produces MENLKQFKKIPIYVVEEHNDALQFVYSAIGGKKLPLEGNTLLHLDAHPDMLIDRKLKGEEARGGRKVLQLLQIENWIVPAVAAGHINRVVWIRPPWANQFSDGSRLIHVGDHPATGFLRVDSKEPYYLSDALYSSQLVNKRKFMLTVAELSRRMDSNIHNLCNQLDIRNPFVLDIDLDFFSTANPFLALYNNIGLYDLLEDLFHFDLPENDDIESIEKTVTLREIQLQELEDLFMCMDEYGNLENYTGNKGLYYEKVSALVPIVEEEAKRLGERPDWWAVFASGCTRDQGGLPHHISSEELINSTIEKCLKPFLQGFPPPILITIARSTDDGYCPPHQVELIQSQVLRALKEIYVTDEPILHYLDKNKE; this is translated from the exons atggaaaatttaaagcaatttaaaaagattcctATATATGTAGTCGAAGAACATAACGATGCCTTACAATTCGTATATTCCGCTATTGGTGGTAAAAAGTTGCCATTAGAAGGAAACACATTATTGCATTTAGATGCTCATCCAGATATGCTTATAGATCGTAAATTAAAAGGAGAGGAAGCACGAGGAGGAAGGAAAGTTTTGCAATTATTACAGATAGAAAATTGGATTGTACCAGCGGTTGCCGCGGGGCATATAAATCGCGTTGTATGGATCAGACCACCGTGGGCGAACCAATTTAGCGATGGATCACGACTAATTCATGTTGGAGACCACCCCGCCACGGGCTTTCTCCGAGTAGATAGTAAAGAACCCTATTATTTATCCGACGCTCTATATTCGTCACAGCTTGTGAACAAAAGAAAGTTTATGTTAACTGTCGCAGAACTGAGCCGTCGTATGGAttctaatatacataatttatgtaatcaGCTTGATATCCGCAACCCATTTGTACTAGATATTGATCTGGATTTTTTCAGTACGGCTAATCCTTTCTTGGctctttataacaatattggtCTGTATGATTTGTTGGaagatttatttcattttgattTGCCTGAAAACGACGATATAGAAAGTATTGAAAAGACGGTTACGTTGCGAGaaatacaattacaagaattggaagatttatttatgtgtatgGATGAATATGGAAATTTGGAGAATTACACAGGAAACAAGGGCTTATATTATGAAAAG GTTTCAGCGTTGGTCCCAATTGTAGAGGAGGAAGCAAAACGCCTTGGGGAGCGTCCGGACTGGTGGGCCGTGTTCGCTAGTGGGTGTACAAGAGATCAGGGCGGGTTGCCTCATCATATCAGCTCAGAAGAATTAATTAACAGCACAATTGAAAAGTGTCTCAAACCATTTTTACAAGGTTTTCCACCCCCTATTTTGATTACAATAGCTAGATCTACAGATGACGGATATTGTCCTCCACACCAG GTTGAGTTAATACAATCACAGGTTCTTCGCGCTCTAAAGGAAATATATGTAACGGACGAAcccattttacattatttagataaaaacaaggaataa